The Thermodesulfobium sp. 4217-1 genome includes a region encoding these proteins:
- a CDS encoding AMP-binding protein, producing the protein MSVEAKNETLNMIKESKIILPNKEKVKGTNAGSIQDFNNLLKKSWDDPEKFWEDVANELSWFHPWSKTMEGEFPDFRFFSGGITNPAFNMLDRNIEKGYANKLALIWEGENYETKFFTYRMLLCEVNKFCNVLKNFGLKKGDRVSIYLPNLAETVIAVLACYRMGVLFNTVFSGFSANALRERLNHFEPHVFITADGIYRRGRVIGLKEKADIAIEGIKSIKASIIIKRADNPVSMKAGRDHWWDELMKNLMLSFNLNLLKQMNQVLFFTQAELLASQKV; encoded by the coding sequence ATGTCTGTTGAAGCGAAAAATGAAACTTTGAATATGATTAAAGAGAGCAAAATAATATTGCCAAATAAAGAGAAAGTCAAAGGGACTAATGCTGGTAGCATTCAGGACTTTAATAATTTATTAAAAAAATCTTGGGATGATCCTGAAAAATTTTGGGAGGATGTAGCGAATGAGCTTTCCTGGTTCCATCCGTGGTCAAAGACTATGGAAGGGGAGTTCCCAGACTTTAGATTTTTTTCTGGTGGAATTACAAATCCCGCATTCAATATGTTAGATAGGAACATTGAAAAAGGTTATGCAAATAAACTGGCGCTAATATGGGAAGGCGAAAATTATGAAACGAAGTTTTTTACCTACAGAATGCTTCTTTGCGAGGTTAATAAATTTTGTAATGTTTTAAAAAACTTTGGATTGAAGAAAGGTGATAGGGTATCAATTTATCTTCCAAATCTGGCTGAGACGGTCATAGCAGTCCTTGCCTGTTACAGAATGGGGGTATTGTTTAACACCGTGTTTTCAGGATTTTCTGCTAATGCCTTGAGAGAGAGGCTAAATCATTTTGAGCCCCATGTTTTTATAACTGCGGACGGAATTTACAGACGTGGCAGGGTTATAGGCCTAAAGGAGAAAGCTGATATTGCGATTGAAGGAATCAAGAGCATAAAGGCTTCTATAATTATCAAGAGAGCTGATAATCCTGTAAGCATGAAAGCTGGTAGGGATCATTGGTGGGATGAGCTAATGAAAAATCTGATGCTGAGTTTCAACCTGAATTTATTGAAGCAAATGAACCAGGTCTTGTTTTTTACACAAGCGGAACTACTGGCAAGCCAAAAGGTGTAG
- a CDS encoding acyl-CoA synthetase — protein sequence MEANEPGLVFYTSGTTGKPKGVVHSGNAFVINNYIYAKYHLDLHQDDVFWCMADIGWLTMHIWGIVGALSNGITTIFYEGSIDYPEQDRVYQILEKYRVNKWWTSPTATRMLMKFGEEKFQTYDLSSLDVVAFVGEPLNPEAWKWVYEKIGKGKIYLNNTYGQTETAGCPLAGAAWLTPMKAGSCGIQFLGAHLDIVDDLGNSVPPMVVGNL from the coding sequence ATTGAAGCAAATGAACCAGGTCTTGTTTTTTACACAAGCGGAACTACTGGCAAGCCAAAAGGTGTAGTTCATTCAGGAAATGCTTTTGTGATAAATAACTATATTTATGCAAAGTACCACTTAGACTTGCACCAGGATGATGTTTTTTGGTGTATGGCTGATATTGGTTGGTTGACAATGCATATATGGGGTATAGTTGGTGCTCTGTCAAATGGCATTACAACTATTTTTTATGAGGGCTCAATAGATTATCCTGAACAAGATAGAGTTTATCAAATTTTAGAAAAGTATAGGGTTAACAAATGGTGGACTTCTCCAACTGCTACCAGAATGTTGATGAAATTTGGAGAAGAAAAATTTCAAACCTACGATCTTAGCTCATTAGATGTAGTGGCTTTTGTGGGCGAACCTTTAAACCCTGAGGCCTGGAAATGGGTTTATGAGAAAATTGGCAAGGGGAAGATATATCTTAATAATACTTATGGTCAGACAGAAACTGCCGGCTGTCCTCTAGCTGGAGCTGCGTGGCTTACTCCAATGAAGGCTGGCTCTTGCGGTATTCAATTCTTAGGCGCGCACCTTGATATTGTGGATGATCTTGGCAACTCAGTGCCCCCAATGGTAGTGGGTAATCT